From one Anopheles bellator chromosome 1, idAnoBellAS_SP24_06.2, whole genome shotgun sequence genomic stretch:
- the LOC131216635 gene encoding protein GUCD1 produces the protein MEGNSEGFIPDIVEHPIVHVSQRYDWDCGLACILMVLGRQERQKFLSNFRRICDEGQFGESTWTIDLCYILNDFNIPHKYLTTTVGANPKHRGNDYYKSYTLDMVRVNDKFRHAEQSGIDVKQCSVNYRFLIDHLGTYGNIILLTSASMLFCDLCKLNKLPCELRSCLSITPSYMGHYIVLCGYNKRIQKFMYRNPACNDKVCYIPYQALDKARKANGTDQDIILLYDKTS, from the exons ATGGAAGGAAACTCGGAAG GCTTCATTCCCGATATTGTTGAACATCCCATCGTGCACGTCAGCCAGCGGTACGACTGGGACTGTGGATTGGCATGCATTTTAATGGTGCTGGGTCGTCAAGAGAGGCAAAAATTTTTATCCAACTTCCGGCGAATCTGTGACGAAGGTCAATTCGGCGAGAG CACGTGGACGATCGATTTGTGCTACATCTTGAACGACTTCAACATTCCGCACAAATACCTAACGACGACCGTCGGAGCGAACCCGAAACATCGTGGAAACGATTACTACAAATCGTACACACTG GATATGGTGCGTGTGAATGATAAATTCCGGCACGCCGAGCAGAGTGGCATCGACGTGAAGCAGTGCTCCGTAAACTATCGATTTTTAATCGATCACCTTGGCACGTACGGCAATATAATTCTGCTCACCAGTGCCTCGATGCTGTTCTGTGACCTGTGCAAATTGAACAAACTGCCTTGCGAATTACG ATCCTGCCTAAGCATCACTCCCAGCTACATGGGCCACTACATCGTGCTCTGTGGATACAACAAACGGATACAGAAGTTCATGTACCGCAATCCCGCCTGCAACGACA AGGTGTGCTACATTCCATATCAAGCGCTCGACAAGGCCCGCAAAGCGAACGGGACGGACCAAGATATTATCCTTCTATACGATAAAACCTCGTGA